One genomic region from Diachasmimorpha longicaudata isolate KC_UGA_2023 chromosome 18, iyDiaLong2, whole genome shotgun sequence encodes:
- the LOC135170739 gene encoding uncharacterized protein LOC135170739 — protein MARAIAPGEGCALQDVAQYQLFLAEEGCLIKVYSFTRNAKDHPVVYDGTPELISRKMSVRCTLPIVFCPGDKHYEPIQNLPSFFGVKYPCKPCYKLYTVRGLICDKTRDMCLNNPPCDSTIVEKIVCDDCKRQFHGQLCSEQHKKARFFCGNNRTVCGHMKLGEQCNRKKNHRKTQNHVCHKYYCNVCQMDKSVSDLYYMPTLKSKKK, from the coding sequence ATGGCACGAGCCATTGCTCCTGGCGAGGGCTGTGCTCTACAGGACGTCGCTCAATATCAACTGTtcttggctgaagaaggatgccttatcaaggtTTATTCTTTCACGAGGAATGCAAAAGATCACCCTGTAGTCTACGATGGTACGCCTGAACTCATTAGCAGGAAGATGTCCGTACGGTGCACCTTACCGATTGTGTTTTGTCCAGGAGATAAacactatgagccaatccaaaatttaccttcttTCTTTGGCGTGAAATATCCTTGCAAACCGTGTTATAAGCTTTACACTGTGCGGGGACTTATTTGTGATAAGACTCGCGACATGTGCTTGAATaatcctccgtgtgactctacgatcgttgaaaaaatagtgtgtgacgattgtaaGCGACAGTTTCACGGCCAATTATGTTCCGAACAACATAAAAAGGCAAGGTTTTTTTGTGGGAATAATCGGACCGTCTGTGGGCACATGAAATTGGGTGAACAATGTAATAGGAAAAAGAATCATCGTAAaactcagaatcatgtgtgccataaatattattgcaacgtatgtcaaaTGGACAAAAGTGTTTCTGATCTGTACTATATGCCTACCTTAAAGAGTAagaaaaaatga
- the LOC135170887 gene encoding uncharacterized protein LOC135170887, which yields MCDSDNSEDQTDQTCAKKVKLHYGILPSHHSQQSSQGSQHILIETGRHPDHSNTRHTINLVTTIDAVFVRYLDDVPSNIFVMYFSYHRPIVTVIPAEETSNITITEITNENI from the exons atgtgtgacagtgataactcagaagatcaaactGATCAaacttgtgcaaagaaagtgaaactacactatggtatactaccaagtcatca ttcccaacaatcatcgcagggatcacaacatattcttattgaaactggacgccaccctgatcattcaaacacaaggcatactatcaatcttgt aacaacaatagatgctgtatttgtgagatatcttgatgatgttccgtccaatatttttgtaatgtactttagttatcatcgaccaatcgtcacagtaataccggcagaggaaacatcaaatataactattactgaaatcacgaatgaaaatatttaa